From the Telopea speciosissima isolate NSW1024214 ecotype Mountain lineage chromosome 9, Tspe_v1, whole genome shotgun sequence genome, the window AGTGTATCTTAAAGAGAAACTCCCAAAGATTCAAAGAAATGCTAGTTGAAGTACCTCCAAAGCTGCCTTAGCTTCCAAACTCCCATTCAAGAGGGAGGCCTCCTTTCACTGTTGTAACATATTAACATACCCATTGCCATCCCAGAGAAGTAAACAAAGAGATCCAGTTGACGAATTCAGATTACTCCACAATAGCAATTAAGTTTGCACCATCCAGGATTGAGGCTTTGACCATGAGATGGTCTAGGAAAGGAAATATCTCTAGAATTGCTTTCTTCATAACTTGCCAATGAGTGCTACTTTGATGCCCTAATTTCTTCACAATACCTACACATGCACAAAGAGGGTAACATGTTCATTCTCAAAATCATGAGGATAGTCCCCTCATCTATACATCAGTGGATGCTCATTTAGATCCATTGGACTACATTGTATAAACCGATCCTTTTGCTCCATCTGATTTActgatttaattttattttttttggggggggggtgttggaggGGTTAAAAAGTTCATCCAAGCTATAGCACCAAATCTAATGAAATTTATTTGACTTATCATTATGCAAATGGacagaaaggaaaaaaactaTCAAATATGCATGTTGACAAACATATAGTAGTCTCTCAATTACTTCCATATTTCCCAAATGAGAGTGCTTTTTATCATTGTTCATATTCAAAGGATCAGAATCTCTAGCTGGAATGCCCCAATCTCAAACATTTTGTACACCAAAACTCAGCATGAACAGatgatttttaaatgaaaatctTTTTATGGATCGAAAGTATACACAGATGAACCTGTTTCGGGTAGTCATAATTGGTTCAGTGTCAACCTTCCCACTAATCCAGTCTGACTACTATAGAGCTCCTCACTTTGTGCACCCCATCATACCATACAAGTCCTCCAAAAACGTAATCATCAATAGAGTTCCCTTCCTTCAACTTCAAAGTCACATTGAATGTCCTTTCTTCACCATACCTATTGAATTGCAAGCTTCTTGGTTCCACTAGTACTGAAATTCCAACAGGCTCCTTGATGCGAACATTGTAAGTGCTCGGAGACCCAACATTCTTAACAGTTCGGATCACGGTGACTGATTCATACAGACTAGGAACTGTGATTGAAGGGTAATTAAAGTCTATTAGTCGATGATACACATGACATCTGTATGATTCTTTGGCAAATTTGGCAATCTGATTATCCTTGTAGCCGACGGCGCATAGGAAGTTCAAGTAATCTTGGATGGACAAGTCATAGACCAAGCCAGGGTCCATTGCTCTGTTTGGTCTCACATGTCCTGCACCATAACCGAATGGGTTTGCTTTGATGTGTGAGGAGTCTAGTAGAGGCTCTTTCATATTGTTTTGAGTTCTAGCTGAAAACAAACAACAATAGAAGAATAAATAGAGATGAAGAGAAATGGAAGTGGGGAAAggatttgaaaaagaaatagagaatcaACCCACCAGTAGTCATTAGTGCTGATTTAATTGCAGCTGGGCTCCAGTCAGGATGGAGTGCCTTGAGAAGGCCAACAATGCCGGAAATAATTGGGCATGATTGAGATGTGCCAGACAAAGAGTTGAACAGAACTCGACGTGAAGTAAAAGCAAGACTCGAAGGCCTGGATGCCGGTGGAAAAGCAGCTATAATACTTACACCTGGTGCAACAATATCAGGCTTGAAGATAAACACAGTTTTAGTATCAAAGTAGAAATAAATGGTCTTCTCCCACCCCTTCCGTCTTTTAAGATGAAAATATCAAGATCAACCTTTAGAATCTCAGGTGTAATGCTGTTGGGACCTCTAGATGAGAAAGAGGCGATTGATGGTGCTGGTTTTGCATCGAGCTTTGTTATTGCCGGCGAGATGTAAGCCATAGGGTTCCTACATGTTAAGACATAAACAATTTATAACTTAAGAGGAACAAATACTGTCTAAGTAATTTGCAAGTTGATAAACCTCAATAAACTGTCACAAATTATTCACAATAATGGACATTTTAATTTAAGTCAAATTAGAGAAAAATGGGCAGTGCTATAGGAAGTCTTACTTAGTAGAATTGATGTAGGATGAAAGAATGAGGCCATCAGCTTCAGAGATATGAGATGTAGGGAGAACATGTAAATCAGGAATAATCTCATAACCAGCAGAAATGTCATTGACAAGGATCATCCCAACTCCCCCAGCATCTCCCACTACCTTTCCCTTCTCAGTTATTTGATTGGGGCTCCATAGGCACACTACAATCTTTCCTTTCACCTTCTTAGGATCTAAGGACCCAATGTGGCAGAGCCGCCTTCATGATTTTCAAGCAAATATATAAGTTGTCAATAGAACTCATGCAAATTAAAGAATGTTCTTATATTTAAACATGGATTTTCCCCTATTGATCTGCATCTAAGATGAAACAGGTTTAGTTCTTACGCAGCATGTTTTGTTGCATCTCTCGCTCTAGCATCTACTGAGAGAACTAGTGGATATAACTTCTTCACTGGCAAGGTTTCAGGTGAGAGGCTCTGCCCCTAGTAgagattaaaacaaaaaacaaaatgagaGTAAATGGACTATAGTGAAAAATCTTCTGGATTCATCTAAACTGTAGATTCCATTCATTTAAAATTGGAATTTGCGGAGAAATTGAACCTTGAGGTGCATCTTATTGCCAAGTTGAACATATGTCAAGAACTCACGATCAATGGTGCTCGCCCCAACAGTAAAGATCCATGGTGCCACATTGTTAACAGAACCTACCATAGGCCCTTTATTGCCCGCGGAGCAAACAACTACAATCCCATTTTTAACAGCATGAAATGAACCGATTGCTACACTATCTGATAAATAATCATTCGGATCATCACCCATAGAAACAGATAGTACATCGACACCGTCATGTATTGCAGCATCAAAGGCAGATATTATATTAGCATCAGGACACTCCAAGCTTCTACTGTTCATCTGTGGCCAGCAGACTTTGTAAGCTGCAACCCGAGCATTCGGTGACCCTCCTTTTGCTGTTCCATTGCCAAATCCCAGGATATTTGCTCCGGCAACAAAGCGACCCCCAGCTGTTGATAAGGTATGTGTCCCATGGCCAATGTAATCTCGCGCAGTTAAAAATGACTCATTTAATGGACCCTTGTAGCCTTTGTTGAAGTACTTTGCTCCAATCAACTTCCTATGAAACCAATTATTCAATAAATAAGCAGCATTTGGATTATGAACTCATGATCCAAAGAGTTACCCATACAACAAATGGGTAAGACCTGTTACATCTAACTCCAACTTTGGTGTTGTTTTGACAAAATCCTTTCCATCTTGATGGAACAAGTCCCATTCCTTCATCATTAAAGCTCTCTGATTCAGGCCAAACACCTACCACCAACCCACCAAAAGAGTAAACAAACAACAATAGCAAGCAAAGGTTTGAGTTTACGTCACCATTGTTAGTGAAGGTAGCCTGTCATGAGGTCAGAATTCTTTGCCAAACTTGACAACTATCTCAttggtcaaatttcagcctGAGCAAATATGGAAAGCACTTCAAAACTGAAATGATTCACAAAATGCCACAGATTCCGTTAGACATGAAATAAAATGTCAATACTCGTTTTCATTGTTTGGATTTGAAATTTGACCAATGAGATGAGTGCGGGAGTGCGACTTCATGGTAGGCTAAATGTCACAACAATTGTGAAAGATTTTCCATAGGAAAGAACCACAAACTGAGGAAGAGGGTAACCAGTGTCGATGTTTCCAATGATTATATCTTCACCGAATTCCGCCTTTCGCCATATGGATTTTGAAGGAATTCTGTCATTCCTCTCCAATCCTAGAAAACCCCATGAACGAGTAGTGTGcaatttctttcccttgtcCAGGAAAACAGATATGACATCTGGATGTTCTAAGTAggaagaaaattacaaaatgtgaaatagagatttttttatttttttattttttaattcaagtgAAACAGAGATGAATATGATAAAAACAGGGGAAACAGAGGAGTTgtggaaataaaagaaacattTCCTACTTGAGATCTTCATTGCTTCTTCATTTTCAAGGTGTGCAGCAAAGCCATTGATATCCCAATTATACGAGTAAAATATTGAATCTATCGCCTTTTCTTTACTATACAATGACAAACTCAAAATAAGaacaagaagggaagaaaaaaaaaactgaaaacacAGCTTAATATAGAGAATGAGTTTAACCAAAGTCTTTGACCTTCCCAAGAAAGAGCCTAGAAAGTCATAATGAGAGTCTATTACTCCATGGAGATCAACTGAAGATGGTTGTTTACCATGTGAATGCCCACCAAGGTATACAACAAAAGACTGTAAGACCAAGAGGGAAGTATCAAGATAGTATTTTCCTCTATATAAATCACTCCAATCAAAAAGAGAAGTGAAAGATGAACATtactaaactaaactaatttTGTTAGgtagaaaataaaatctaacACTCACCTTTTTAGAGGCAAAACTGGTTCTTTGCATCATAGAGAGGCATAGAATTATGAAAAGGAGAAAGGTAAGCTTCAAAATCACcatgtctctttttctttcccttctccaCCTTTCCCCTTCTTTACTCTACTTCTTCCCTGTTGAAATAGTTGCAGCACTGTTGTGCTTAGATCTTTCTTATGGTAAATAAAGCTAATATGATGCATATCCAATAAAGATGAGAAAGGCAGAATTAAGATCAAAactaaaagaaatttaaaatacaataacagtattttataaataaatagaaataattATAGTCAAAGTAAAGAGAATTAACTTCTTATGACCTTTGAAAAAACATAGGAATCTCTATGACCTTGTAGTGAATCCAATTTTTACCCTTCCAGTTTTAGGCTTAGGCTTCATTCTTTCCATGCAAAGCTTCTCTGGCATACCAGTGTTTCCTTACTCATTCTTCCTGTTTGTGTTAATATCCGAAGAATTAGCCTTACTTGCTTTACTTCCGTCCTaatgaaaaggaattttttttaatatgataaaatcatgttttaaaattcaatattctttAATTAAGGCAAACAATTAAATAaccaaaccacaaaaaaaaatttatatatagaTGAGACTTATAGACAAATATATGTTTGCCAAAATTGTagttgaaacttaaaatattttaatatgTAATTAATTGACAATTTTTGCCCCTGCTTaccaaaaaaatggaatttcCAATTAATGCTTGAATAAGTTATGTCATGAGTAAATTATGGTAAGTGCATATATTGCTATTTATAAGCATAAAACATATTCTAACAAAAACGTTTACTGGAATTTCAGTAGAGAATGTTACATGGCATTAATAATCAAAAGTTATTGACATTGAATAAAATTATAGTGAAAATTaattgttttaattaaaaatcaaaataatggtAAAATTTAGAAATGCATTATGGTGAGTCAAGAATTCCTAAATGCTTGTGTGCATTTAGGTATTCTAAGGACAACCATTATAGAACGTTAGTctgtgtcatcctctctccttccccttttgGAAAAGACTTCTTTCCCCTCCTGTATCAAGCCCTGTGATTGTTGCATGCCGCTATGCCGATTTTAggaccaaaaccctagaattatcGAGTTTTCGGATCTGAGGGCCGATTAAagattttttagattttgactGATTCTGATCCAATCCGAATCGAATCAGCAGTGATCAATTTGAGCTCCGATTCGGTGTTTTTAATCCCTGTGTGAAAGCCACATCTCCTTTTGGCTCATCCATATAAGACACATTTGGGACCCTAATACACTTATTAGGAACCACAAAACCAATTGGAAGAATGACCCATGGTATCTCCATAATGTACTTGGATCATTGCCACCATCTTCACCATTCAAATGCTGGATCAATTGGTTGCAActctaaatctggccaggagaggATATCAATCACCACAATAACTGAACCCTTCCAAGCAAAACGGTATGGCCGTTGGTTCAAGCAACAATGGTGATCTctcaagggtgtcaattgatctAGAACCAGGTACTCAGTCTGGATTCGGTTCAGTTCCAAAGAGTTTTGGTGTGATCTAGAACTGAGCCGAATTGGTTATTGGAATCCATACTTAAGGTTCggatcggtttggtttcaattccaAAATTTGGTTCTTACATGGTATGGTCTCAGTTCTTGTACTCGATTCATATACTATGATATAGTAGTATGGGAtgggaccaggatcctctacaataccggcggggcggcagtgcacatccgacggcacagcagaggccaggtggcacacatggcacacatggcctctgctgtgccgtcggatgtgcactacCGCCCCGCCggtattgtagaggatttttatcctggAGGCCATcgttgaaatttgacacatgaacAAAGAACAAAGAGATATACAAAATCTGGGCTCCAACCAACTTTGTCAGATCACAAAAAGGGGTGCTCGTTTAGAAAAACATGTCTAGAAAACCTAATTTTGGGaatgaaattcttttttttttttttttgggtacaaagAAGATTTACTGATGAGAATCATGTGTACAGCTAGTGGCTTCAGATAAACAAAGATCATCAAGCCAGGGAATGGCAATCGGCCAATCTGTCACACATGATAGACAGGGCCTTCCTTGCCAAGGCATCTGCAATTATATTCATAGCCCttggaacaaaaagaaaagaggcaGATACAAAAGCAAAACATAACTCACGAACATCTTCAACGACAACTGCTACATCAAGTGATGGAACACGGTTTTGATCTTCAATAAAGCTATAATCTCCTTGTTGTCTGATTCAACAAGGAGATTTGTGATTCCTAATTCACGAGTTTTGGGAATGAAATTCAGGTATCGATATAAGTTGATAGTCATAAGTTATCTATCTTTCAAGGTTgttaaaaggaaagaagatttTTACGCACTATGGAGATCCTAAGACCGAAAATTGCTTAGATTCTCTCAATAGTTTCCTATGGTTTGGGGgaggcaatttttttttttttaatgaaaactaCTAATCAATTAGCTGAAGCAGAAAAGAAATAACACTCACAGGAAAGTACATAAGAACCAGATAAcctatctttgttttcttttattgctaGCAAGAGCGCAGTGTCACCTGTTCCTTACTAATATAGTTTATAGTCATACAAGCCTTTAAAAAcattgggagagggttgggcatgctGCCAGCTTTTGGTAAGCTAGCGGAATACACCAATCACAGAGCTGGACATAGGAGGGCAAAAGGATCTTTTCCAAAGGGAGAAGTGAGAGGAAGATACATGTTGGGAACCTTGGTGGCATGCTAagctttttccaaaaaatatattatcaagTAAGATTAAGAAACaaggagagggataggcacaccaCCGGTGTGCGTAAGCTAGTGGGTAGCACTAATAGGGGCATAGGATGGGATATCATTCAGGAGGTGCATGTAGGTCATTTcgaaaggggaagagaaagatggACACAATGGGCGCTAGCTTACGATACACCAACAGTGTGCCTAGCCTTTTTCCATAAGAAACATGACTAGTTCTAGCCCTCATAAGTCACTGAATTTCAGGTTGTTGATAGCTTCTTCACATTGGAAACCACCATTATATTCGTAGTTCTCTCCTTTGCCATGTCAAAGGGTAGTCCGAACCCTCTTAATTCAGCTCCAACCTCACGTTTGCGTTCTCTTGTACCTATTTGAGCCTCTACTTTGTGCCTACAATACTAATACGAATAGTACACCATTCCAAATGTCATGATGATATAGCATAGTTAAAACACGTACAAGATCTCTTTTTACCACATTTCCTGTTACCATAACATCTAAGCAATGGTTCAAGGTCGATAATATGATTTCCAAaggaaataaatgaaatatcatatGTTGTTTTGCCTCTTTGAACGATGAGTAGAGAAAATAAAGGATTTGAAGATCATAGCTTAGAGGCTATATATAGAAGGGCAATGTTATTGTCAAAGCATGTCCTACAACCTAAACCACCTAGATGTTTAAACTACATATATGGAATTTAATATATTCTAatgtatatatgagaaaagggGGTGTTTGCTTCCAGGCTGCGTTGCCCTTATGCAGGTGcaagggccaatgggagtgaGTGTACGAGCATCCAAAGGTATCAGcaaagtggtcatttcactgcccccatgtgagagggcatgGGGGTTGCCCGACAGCGTTATTTTTACCATATGAGAAATATCTATATATCTTGCCTGCCTCCCTTCATTCATATGGATGTTGTAAATTGATTTAAGACATCACAAGAGGAAAACCCCTATATGCCCCACTAAGTTTGAGTATTTTCAAGTGGACTTGATGCCATTGTAAGAAGGTAGCATTGCTTTTggttaaaaaataaatgtgacactcccccccccccccaaataaaggggaaaaaaaaaagacaaaaggtTTTATCCACAATCTTGCACAAACCGATagatgaggatgaaaatccCCTCAAAATATCAGAACGACTCccttaagaaaagaaaataatttgtAAATATAGTTTGTGGAATTGTTTAGTGGGCCAAGGATGAAAACCATTTGGTATTCCACTGAATAATACATTGTTTGCCCAAAAATTTTTGAACACATTGTCACATCTCACTTACCTCTTGTGCTGAATTTTAACAGAATCATATAAATTATGAGCAAGCTTTGGTTGACTAATCATTCAATGGTAAATGCTTCATAAATGATGATACAATAGGGTGAATGTAAGTTGAAATTTGTTAGATGGTCAATCCACCTTTCCTTATTCAGATAGTTGGACTTTACTTTTTTCTACATATAAAGTTaaaaaaagtaaattttttctataaaattgatttttccattgtttgtttttaaagtaaaatgcaaaaaaaaataaaaaaaaaaaaaaaaaaaaaaaaaataaaaaataaaaatgaaaaaatggaaaattttaatgtaaaatattatTTACATGCAAAATTTTAtaacaaaacaaacaagaacTTGGTGAAAACACATTCTGAGAAAATTTACTAGTTAGTGGACCGTTCAGTTGAGATTGGTCAAGAGATTTGGCACGTATCCAAGGGGTGTTTCATCTATCCAATTTCACATTGGCCACGTCTTTCCACCACAtgggaataaaaaaaacccaatattCACCATAAAGAACATGGGTGAGTCAACACAATTAGAATTTGCGCGTCGCTAAACTAACAAACAAAGCAACTAGAAGCTGAGACAAGATTCCTAGATAAATTACAAAATTCCCATTCTCTAATTTCCTTTAGCAAGTTAGAGAAATAGAGATGAAGTGCTACCTAACTTCACTCAAATCCTCAATCATTAATAAGAAAGGGATCTCAAACTCCAATCAATCATCAAAGAAACCCATCACGAGAGGGAAAACGTAAAAAAATGACGAAGAACCCTTAGAGACACGAGGAAAAAACAATCCTATTTTAGGCAACTATAAATGGCTTAAAGTTTCTACATTTGTACAATCTTTAAATAGCTAAAGGGTAATCAAATCATTCTTGATCTTGTAGTTGATTGATTCTTGATATCAAATGACTTCACCTATTTATAAGCAACAAAGTAAGTTGGAGTCAACCTAGTTTCAACAAAACTAGTTGTTAGAGTCAAACATGGTTTCTCACTCAAACTATTTGAATTATCTTTtcattttcaagaaaaaatagCTATTGGAGGTCTACTTCTGTTCCAAGTTTGTTGGAAGTATTAAATTATTTTGGTAGTTTATATTCAACTTATATTTATCAAGAAAAATTAGCTATTGAAGCTCCTCAATATCAGTAAGATGTTTATGAATGTCACACAAGTGGTTAAAGTAcatgttgcgtcaagaaatcatcagGTGGTCCTTCGGGTAccgcaacctgcaaaaggacgtcagggacaagggagaaccggtgtggttctggcctaggactctccgatgctcaagttagatctctctcagCAACAACTGAATCactggaattcaagatgggtcaatggggtagaatacctgggtatttatagctGAATATGGCGGTGTGGACAGTCCAGGTAGTTGGTGATAGGCTTCCTTGGTAGTAGAGTCCATCACATAGTAGATCTCTCCTCTTGGTAGGTAGAGTCCGGGTAGGGAAGGTGTTCCCTTGCAGATAGACATGCGTGCTCCTCAagtgttggataagatccttgagAGTCGTGCACGGGTAAAGTGCATCTTCTTTGGGATAAGATCCCTTCGGCGGTCG encodes:
- the LOC122639097 gene encoding subtilisin-like protease SBT5.3; translation: MVILKLTFLLFIILCLSMMQRTSFASKKSFVVYLGGHSHGKQPSSVDLHGVIDSHYDFLGSFLGSKEKAIDSIFYSYNWDINGFAAHLENEEAMKISKHPDVISVFLDKGKKLHTTRSWGFLGLERNDRIPSKSIWRKAEFGEDIIIGNIDTGVWPESESFNDEGMGLVPSRWKGFCQNNTKVGVRCNRKLIGAKYFNKGYKGPLNESFLTARDYIGHGTHTLSTAGGRFVAGANILGFGNGTAKGGSPNARVAAYKVCWPQMNSRSLECPDANIISAFDAAIHDGVDVLSVSMGDDPNDYLSDSVAIGSFHAVKNGIVVVCSAGNKGPMVGSVNNVAPWIFTVGASTIDREFLTYVQLGNKMHLKGQSLSPETLPVKKLYPLVLSVDARARDATKHAARLCHIGSLDPKKVKGKIVVCLWSPNQITEKGKVVGDAGGVGMILVNDISAGYEIIPDLHVLPTSHISEADGLILSSYINSTKNPMAYISPAITKLDAKPAPSIASFSSRGPNSITPEILKPDIVAPGVSIIAAFPPASRPSSLAFTSRRVLFNSLSGTSQSCPIISGIVGLLKALHPDWSPAAIKSALMTTARTQNNMKEPLLDSSHIKANPFGYGAGHVRPNRAMDPGLVYDLSIQDYLNFLCAVGYKDNQIAKFAKESYRCHVYHRLIDFNYPSITVPSLYESVTVIRTVKNVGSPSTYNVRIKEPVGISVLVEPRSLQFNRYGEERTFNVTLKLKEGNSIDDYVFGGLVWYDGVHKVRSSIVVRLD